CAATTTGCTTTCAAAACAAAAGCTCAGAAAATCAAACTAACATGTGAAGTTTTCAAATCTACTAAAATCAGACTCTCTCCCCCACCTTTGTTTTATAAGACTCTGACtattttcattgatatataatatagtttTACTCGTACAAAatgtaccatatttgacctAAAAAAAGGCACCCTTGCAGTTTTTCCACTGAAATGTCAATGTTGAGACTATTTTCTTAGTTCACAAATCACCATAAACAAAGCATTTGTAATACTtatgtaatgttctgaatacaggttcattatttcttttctcaAGAAATTTTACCTCTAATATTTCTATTGGGTCCCACGCACTCTTTCTGTTCCAgagggtcagagtcaaaatttatacaaactctgttccccttccgcaGAGGATGTTTCTGACTAAATTTAGTCACAGTCCATTCAGAACTCAAAAAGTAGagatataaaggatttacctctatttccccttttgggccacccccctcctgcccccaaggggtGAGAGCCAAAATCcaaattctgttccccctcccccaaggatgtttatggccaaatttggttacaatccatgtagaactctatgactagtagtgatttaaagaaaatgttgataGACGGACaatggacagacggacgacaGACAACGCACCATGACATATCTCAAAACGTTACTGTATCTGTCATGAGGAGAGGATTGATAGTAATAAAATGTATAAGATGAATAATCGTAAATATTAGATGAATTATTCATGTGTTTAAACTAATTGGTTGCAAGTTGTTTACTTTTACTTTTCTAgaatcatgaaacagtcttagaCTTAAAGTTTTGCTTAGTTCAAAAAGactttttgaaatgttatttgcaattggctaagtctaaacttaaaGCCGTTTGAAACATAGACTTTATATCATCTGCGAGACTTTACATCATACGTAGTCTGTGATTGGCTAAGCCTGAACTTAAGGCCGTTTAAGACATAGACTTTACGTCATCGGCGAGACTTTACATCATACGTCATCTGTGATTGGTTAAGTCTGAACTTAAGGCTGTTAAAACATAGACTTTACGTCATCTGTGAGACTTTACATCATacgtcatctgtgattggctaagtctgAACTTAAGGCCATTTAATACATAGACTTTACGTCATCTGCGAGACTTTACATCATacgtcatctgtgattggctaagtctaaacttaagactGTATTATGATCCTATGGCTGGGATACAACCATTTTATGACAGACTTACTTTTCTTCTGGTACTCCACAGGCTTCATATCGTCTGGCATGGACTTGGACTTGGTGAGCCCAGACAAACTTTCCCCAGCTTGGCTGCCTTGTGCTCCTCCAGCTGCCAATGCACCATGTGTCGAAGATTTGGCACGTGGGAATGTTTTGGGTGGTTCCTTATTTGATTTATCCTTGGCCATGTGCTGATTGTgaagttgttgttgttgttctaGCATAACACGAGGATTACCAAATCCTCTGTTAAAGTTAAATATCCTACGGAAATTCTCATCAGCATATTGGTCTCTATGAGGTCCACCCGGAGGTTCACCTCCGCCACGGAGGCGACACTGAACATCATCCAAGTTTCCACGATTGTACAACATCTCCTCGCGGTTTTTGGCAGCCATGATAGAATTGTATTCTTCGTTAGGCATGTAAGATTCAGAGTTTGTAAACTGTTGGAGCTTAGCTAGCGGATTACCTGGAGTAGTTGGACTCGGACTACAGAAATTCTTTTTGTCAGCTGGAGCTGGTTGTGCCTTCCTTGGTCGGACTTGTAAATTCAGACCAAGGTTAGCATTCTGTCGTGTAGGCATTCCCTGAGGGTCAACTAAAGGTTGATTTGCATTCATTTCCTCCGACACTTGCCGACCGAATGGACCAGGAGCGTGTCCTACCATACGCTCTGATGTCTCGACAACCTCTTCATTTCCTACATGCATGTCGTTGTAGTTCACTAAGGGTGGTACTCGACTGAGAGAGGGAAGGTGGTTTGAACCCTTGAATATGGTACCGGGTAAGGGGGCCTTATCAGTGTGGGGCCAATGCCCTGAATTGGAGTCTGAATCACTGTCCATGTGGAGGCTATCGTGTAGATAGCGATCAGCCCCCATCAACATTCACCTCCATACTCTCCTCTAGGACACTCGAGACACTTGACACGCTTGAACGACTGTAAATTACGTAGTCCGACGAGTTACTGGACATATGAGAGGGAGGCCCAGTGTCTGCTGAACTACTAAACGAATGATAATTATGGGGAATGGTGTTGAGTTCCTTTGTGACGTGTATCGCGTGCGGTGACATGCTGGGACAACGCTGAGCGTTGTAGTGGCCATACTGATTAGGACACACATTCATGTGGTGGTGCTGACTGATCCGTGAATTTGGCACAGAGGAGCCCCCACAACTCCCTGTACAACAGCCACTGGAAAAGTTGTAGGAGTTTTCTCCAGGCTCTATCTTCACTCGATTTCTGTTTCTTGTGGCCGCAGCATATTTTCTCTCAATGTCTGTTGGGAAAGAGCAGAAACAAATTACATAAGTCAACAAGCTAAGAAAACAAATGTGTACCATAAAGTTGTATTCCCTTTAATTCATCTACATGAATGCATATACAAAGTACAACAATTGAGATAAACTCCACTACATTCCATTTATACCCTGGGTCACAAGATGAGGGAATCAGTCTATCAGCAGGGCCATTAGCTCTGTTATACATGACATATTTGACTTTTGTTACAGTTGTATTATCGTACAACTTTACACGATGTGCCCACAAAGTCCGCACCAATTGATGTGTGTATGATGTTTGAATGAAACAGTCCCTGTGCAATAGCGATGATTGttcatatataatgtaataagaAATCTTCTGATATAAAACATATGgagtattttgataattacatatattttgtatgaataaatgtataaatacaaaGGATGAccattttttaagaaaaataaaatctttggTACTGCATGCAAAAATATCAGCAAatctttattttacaatataacattacaacagCATTCTTAATATTAATCAATCCTTTCAAATTGCACATATCTACAATCTGTATCATAAATATCACACAATTGTATGATGTGCACATACTGGTTTCGGTATATCGTGTGAACCCACAACAGTATATAAACATCCCAACACTTGCATGTTGGAAATTTGTCGACTGGATATAACCGTGGGAAAATTGAGTTACACCCAGAAGTGTGATCCTACTTTCATGTACAATGTTAAACATACCCGGTATCGCATCCAAAAGTACATCCAGTGCGTCTGGTCGCTCCATACTCTCTAAAGACTTTTTCAGTTTATTCACAGAGTTTCCGGGCTTCTTCACGTAGTCCTCAAATAGCTTCAAAGTGTTGCGTCCATGACGTGTTTGACGACATTCAATATTCTGCAGAAAAGAAACCCAAATGAAAGAATTTCTgaatgttttaaacatttaaaaaactTGGTTCATCTTTCTAAAGCATTTTAGAAAGATAAATCAGCAGTATGAAgaagtaaattttaattttaatttaatgtattgtgtaccaaggccactcatagacgctgtgaatgaaggactcaaacaaaggaataaaagaattggtttatcatttatattaaatttagttAACATGTTGtagaacattgtatttatttaatgtaCAATGCTGAATTTTGGAGTTAAACAAAagaaattgattattttattataattaaagttGGTTCAACCACCATAATTAAATAGGTTTTTTGAAATGactgaaatttatttcatatattaaaatttcttatttctgaaataagtaGATTTATTAAACCAATGAATCTGGTAAAAATCTAAGTGCTATTTTCGTTTAATGCATGTAAGTAatctatatacacatattaattactgaaattatcaatttcatcaatgtctctttaaaagaaaagaaaatcagtTAATTAATATCCATTTAATAACAACTGAAATATTGCATTTTCTGGATTATGTAGTGATTTCCTTGTTAGAAAGACTAACATGGCTGCTTACATagccgacttttgacttataaatcatggccagatacttttgtcaaataaaaagtCATAATTTGGTTACCTATTACAACAATCCTTTCATGTTATGAAACATTGTTGCAAATATGTTTGCTTAAACACGGCTTGAACAAGTTGAACAGCAAGTGCTATGCATTGCTCTTTCACTACGGTAATATAGTAATGAGGTTTAAAGGGAGGAACTCAAGCTTTTACATCTCTAGATGGAAGAGAGCGTAGTAATTTCATCAGATATATAGTTCGGTTTACTACGTTAATTGTTttcagaaaaaagaaagatggaATTAATGTTGACTAAAGATTGACACCTCATGTATCATTTCTATATGGATTTGTTTGATTTGATCTTAGTTAAATAATTTAAAGGTAgctataaataataaattcctGCAATGAAAGGCCTAATAGCAATGACATTCAAAAGGAGGCAACTCGAGATTTCACATCTCTAGATGGAAGAGAGCGTAGTAATTTCAACAGATATAGTATGCAATGTCAACCAAATAGAAGACTtttgcaaacacatttaaattttattttttgtataagtcattaaaacaaatataatttatcatcaTTTATAGCATCAATTTTGTACCATTCAACTAGATAGATAAACCAAGAAAATCTACTGTGGAGGGATAAATTAAGAAGGCGTTTTGTGTGATTTTCAGGAATACACAAGATCTGAACCAAGATCAAAACGAAATAGTTCCAAGTAAACATCGGAATACATCACTGATTGCGTAATTGTGTACATCGATTATCGTTGTGATAGTTATTGTACatctgtgttttattatttcataccTTGAATTAGGGTGTGAAAGTAACAAAACagcatttaattttcaattgcAGATTCtgattattgttttgatgtgctcaGGCTTGCTTAGCGTACCTATgattgctgtttcacagcatcaaaaattcAGAACGGTATAAGAAAAGCATTAGTTAATTCCCATTTAATAAccattcattatttttcatcatAGACAGTCTTTAGCAAGATCATTaaaacattgatgtcactattttttaacttagtggtatgaaagaaattttgtttgcaaacactTGCATAgaagtatgaagaaaaagaatctgccaatctgAAAGTCGGATTTAGCATTAAAACctataaaatcaattataatcaattggttattgattaaaattgaaaattggtTCAACGTTGTAGCTTACTGACCGtgaaatcacaaaaaataataagatttatagtattttttttaacccTTTATACCTTGTTCACAGGATTTTGTAAAACCCAAATAGCCAGTTTAATGGGAAGTATCTTGTAGGGATTCATCAAGCTTTTCACCATATATTCAAGTCTAAGTGAA
The DNA window shown above is from Argopecten irradians isolate NY chromosome 8, Ai_NY, whole genome shotgun sequence and carries:
- the LOC138329275 gene encoding LOW QUALITY PROTEIN: uncharacterized protein (The sequence of the model RefSeq protein was modified relative to this genomic sequence to represent the inferred CDS: deleted 1 base in 1 codon), whose protein sequence is MLEGIPFKYVSQDTWIQLANKLDFETMMGNNWKMLAEKLGYEVEDILNIECRQTRHGRNTLKLFEDYVKKPGNSVNKLKKSLESMERPDALDVLLDAIPDIERKYAAATRNRNRVKIEPGENSYNFSSGCCTGSCGGSSVPNSRISQHHHMNVCPNQYGHYNAQRCPSMSPHAIHVTKELNTIPHNYHSFSSSADTGPPSHMSSNSSDYVIYSRSSVSSVSSVLEESMEVNVDGADRYLHDSLHMDSDSDSNSGHWPHTDKAPLPGTIFKGSNHLPSLSRVPPLVNYNDMHVGNEEVVETSERMVGHAPGPFGRQVSEEMNANQPLVDPQGMPTRQNANLGLNLQVRPRKAQPAPADKKNFCSPSPTTPGNPLAKLQQFTNSESYMPNEEYNSIMAAKNREEMLYNRGNLDDVQCRLRGGGEPPGGPHRDQYADENFRRIFNFNRGFGNPRVMLEQQQQLHNQHMAKDKSNKEPPKTFPRAKSSTHGALAAGGAQGSQAGESLSGLTKSKSMPDDMKPVEYQKKNFWHIKVFVTYSNDSKRHIQRVLNLCRCLEKNGFTCCMDVYDHKMMDSHDKLEWCNQRFAEADFVLVCVSPNYLTEATCIVENNENALHTAYIYQLMESEIQNGGTDLDTRFIPVMFDRSRPEDIPKVMNHRLCYMWPKQYRDLLWYLTKPETRTKTKASNYVEQCPKSPKSPNIPS